In a genomic window of Allomeiothermus silvanus DSM 9946:
- a CDS encoding nitrate reductase subunit alpha — protein sequence MNQWFKEIEAPTERKWEEFYRNRFTHDKRVRTTHGVNCTGSCSWEVFVKDGIVTWELQATDYPQLESGLPPYEPRGCQRGISFSWYLYSPIRVKYPYGRGALIDLWREARAHHTNPVEAWKSLMGDPEKRKRIQTARGKGGFRRFSWDEALEIIAASLVHTIQEYGPDRIIGFSPIPAMSQISYAAGSRFLSLLGGVVMSFYDWYCDLPNASPEVWGEQTDVHESADWFNARFIAVMGSNLNMTRTPDTHFIAEVRHAGAKLAVFSPDFSQVAKYADWWIPTHPGQDTAFWMAVNHVILKEFYLLRQVPRFTNYLKRYTEAPFLVTVKEGRPSQYLRAGEITAYADEENPAWKLLVWDRGTGAPKMPGGTIGFRWQKQKGKWNLELKDAKTGEDIDPLLSLRDVSDGVELLEFDDFGSEHKVRRGVPVKHLTTKDGKRVTVTTVFDLLMAQFGVDRGLGGAYATGYDDEKAPYTPAWAEAYTGIHRDTIVRFAREWAENGEKTQGKNLIIIGAGANHWYHNNLLYRSGIVALMLTGSVGVNGGGLAHYVGQEKLANQASWGPIAFAGDWKYPSRQQNTPSFHYVHSDQWRYERGYKDYDRTADKKSLSDHTIDHQVRAVRKGWLPFFPQFNKSSLEVVKEAEANGAKTEAEIVAYVVEQLKKGKLEFAVEDPDAPHNWPRVWFIWRGNAIGTSAKGHEYFLKHYLGTHTNAVAEEMANGHISEVRYRKEAPKGKLDLVVDLNFRMDTSALYSDIVLPAATWYEKEDLNTTDMHTFINPLQAAVPPAWESKSDWEIYKAVAAKFSELAREHFQGPVKDLVMIPLQHDTPDELAQPTDKDWKRGETEPVPGKTMPKFRVVERDYARIFDQFTTLGKNIEENGVGMHGLSIEVADFYRELAAKQPRRYGEDVLPSLYEAREVAEAILHLDPVSNGEIAYRAFKDEEKKVGLPLTDLAEPTRGVRIGFKDIVAQPRRMLTSPTWSGLINQGRAYSPYTLNVERLIPWRTLTGRQHFYLDHPNYLAWGEHLPTYKPRPDHTMLMETEKSAAEAQGKLLNYITPHGKWSIHSTYSDNHRMMTLSRGGYPVWLNDKDAEEMGITDNDWVEVFNDNGVFVQRCIVSARIPRGTVFVYHATERTVSVPKSPLRGKRAGMNNSLTRARLKPVLMSGGYAQFTYAFNYWGPVGVNRDTFVYVRRIEEPEW from the coding sequence ATGAACCAATGGTTCAAGGAGATCGAAGCCCCTACCGAGCGTAAGTGGGAGGAGTTTTACCGTAACCGCTTCACCCATGACAAGCGGGTGCGCACCACCCACGGGGTGAACTGCACCGGCTCGTGTAGCTGGGAGGTCTTCGTCAAAGACGGGATCGTGACCTGGGAACTCCAGGCTACCGATTATCCCCAGCTCGAGTCCGGCCTCCCCCCCTACGAGCCCCGGGGCTGCCAGCGGGGGATCAGCTTTAGCTGGTACTTGTACAGCCCGATCCGGGTCAAGTACCCCTACGGGCGCGGGGCCTTAATCGACCTCTGGCGCGAGGCCAGGGCCCACCACACCAACCCGGTGGAGGCCTGGAAAAGCCTGATGGGCGACCCCGAAAAGCGCAAGCGCATCCAGACTGCCCGGGGCAAGGGTGGGTTCCGTAGATTCTCCTGGGACGAAGCGCTCGAGATCATCGCGGCCTCGTTGGTGCACACCATCCAGGAATACGGCCCTGACCGCATCATCGGCTTCAGCCCCATACCTGCCATGTCGCAAATTTCCTATGCGGCGGGCTCGAGGTTCCTCAGCCTCTTGGGCGGCGTGGTGATGAGCTTTTACGACTGGTATTGCGATCTGCCCAACGCCTCGCCGGAGGTCTGGGGCGAGCAGACCGACGTACACGAATCAGCCGACTGGTTCAACGCTCGCTTCATTGCGGTGATGGGTTCTAACCTCAATATGACCCGCACCCCCGATACCCACTTCATCGCCGAGGTGCGCCACGCCGGGGCTAAGCTTGCCGTCTTCAGCCCCGATTTCTCTCAGGTAGCCAAGTACGCCGACTGGTGGATCCCCACTCACCCCGGCCAGGACACCGCCTTTTGGATGGCGGTAAACCACGTGATCCTCAAGGAGTTCTACCTGCTACGGCAGGTTCCCCGCTTCACCAACTACCTCAAGCGCTACACCGAGGCCCCCTTTCTAGTCACGGTCAAAGAGGGGCGGCCCAGCCAGTACCTGCGGGCGGGGGAGATCACAGCCTATGCCGACGAGGAGAACCCCGCGTGGAAGCTCCTGGTTTGGGACCGGGGGACCGGGGCTCCGAAGATGCCCGGTGGAACCATCGGCTTCCGCTGGCAAAAGCAGAAGGGCAAGTGGAATCTCGAGCTCAAAGACGCCAAGACCGGCGAGGACATTGACCCGCTGCTTTCGCTGCGGGACGTGAGCGACGGGGTAGAGTTGCTCGAGTTCGATGACTTTGGCTCGGAACACAAGGTGCGGCGCGGCGTTCCGGTCAAGCACCTCACCACCAAGGACGGTAAGCGCGTCACCGTGACCACGGTCTTCGACCTGCTGATGGCCCAGTTCGGCGTGGACCGCGGGCTGGGCGGGGCGTACGCCACCGGCTACGACGACGAGAAGGCCCCCTACACCCCGGCCTGGGCCGAGGCCTACACCGGCATCCACCGCGACACCATCGTCCGCTTTGCCCGCGAGTGGGCCGAGAACGGCGAGAAGACCCAGGGCAAGAACCTCATCATCATCGGGGCGGGGGCCAACCACTGGTACCACAACAACCTGCTCTACCGCTCGGGGATCGTGGCGTTGATGCTCACCGGCAGCGTGGGGGTCAACGGCGGCGGGCTGGCGCACTACGTGGGGCAAGAAAAGCTGGCGAACCAAGCTTCTTGGGGTCCTATCGCCTTCGCGGGGGACTGGAAATACCCGTCCCGGCAGCAGAACACCCCCTCCTTCCACTACGTCCACTCCGACCAGTGGCGCTACGAGCGGGGCTACAAGGACTACGACCGCACCGCCGACAAAAAATCCCTCTCCGATCACACCATCGACCACCAAGTGCGGGCGGTGCGCAAGGGCTGGCTGCCCTTCTTCCCCCAATTCAACAAGAGTTCGCTCGAGGTGGTCAAGGAAGCCGAGGCCAACGGGGCCAAGACCGAAGCCGAGATCGTGGCCTACGTGGTGGAGCAGTTGAAGAAAGGGAAGCTCGAGTTTGCCGTCGAAGACCCCGACGCCCCCCACAACTGGCCCCGGGTCTGGTTTATCTGGCGCGGCAACGCCATCGGGACCAGCGCCAAAGGCCACGAGTACTTCCTCAAGCACTACCTGGGCACCCACACCAACGCCGTCGCCGAGGAGATGGCCAACGGACACATCAGCGAGGTTCGCTACCGCAAGGAGGCCCCCAAAGGCAAGCTCGACCTGGTGGTGGACCTCAACTTCCGCATGGACACCTCGGCCCTCTACTCCGACATTGTGCTGCCCGCGGCCACCTGGTACGAGAAAGAAGACCTTAACACCACCGATATGCACACCTTCATTAACCCGCTGCAGGCGGCGGTGCCCCCGGCGTGGGAATCCAAGAGCGACTGGGAGATCTACAAAGCGGTGGCGGCTAAGTTCAGCGAGCTGGCCCGCGAGCACTTCCAGGGGCCAGTCAAAGACCTCGTGATGATCCCCCTGCAACACGACACCCCCGACGAGCTGGCGCAGCCCACCGACAAGGACTGGAAACGGGGCGAGACCGAGCCCGTCCCCGGCAAGACCATGCCCAAGTTCCGGGTGGTGGAGCGGGACTACGCCCGAATCTTCGACCAGTTCACCACGCTGGGCAAGAACATCGAGGAGAACGGCGTGGGGATGCACGGCCTCAGCATCGAGGTGGCCGACTTCTACCGCGAGCTGGCCGCCAAACAGCCGCGCCGGTACGGCGAGGACGTACTGCCGAGCCTCTACGAAGCCCGGGAGGTGGCCGAGGCCATCCTGCACTTAGACCCGGTCTCCAACGGCGAGATCGCCTACCGGGCCTTCAAGGACGAGGAGAAGAAGGTGGGTCTGCCCCTCACCGACCTGGCCGAGCCCACCCGGGGCGTGCGCATCGGCTTCAAGGACATCGTGGCCCAGCCGCGGCGCATGCTCACCTCGCCCACCTGGAGCGGCCTGATCAACCAGGGCCGCGCCTACAGCCCCTACACCCTCAACGTCGAGCGGCTGATCCCCTGGCGCACTCTCACCGGGCGGCAGCACTTCTACCTCGACCACCCCAATTACCTGGCCTGGGGCGAGCACCTACCCACCTACAAGCCCCGCCCCGACCACACCATGCTGATGGAGACCGAGAAGAGCGCGGCGGAGGCCCAGGGTAAGCTGCTCAACTACATCACCCCCCACGGCAAGTGGAGCATCCACTCCACCTACTCCGACAACCACCGCATGATGACCCTCTCGCGCGGAGGCTACCCGGTGTGGCTCAACGACAAGGACGCCGAGGAGATGGGCATCACCGACAACGACTGGGTCGAGGTCTTCAACGACAACGGCGTCTTCGTGCAGCGCTGCATCGTTTCGGCCCGCATCCCCAGGGGCACGGTCTTCGTCTACCACGCCACCGAGCGCACCGTGAGCGTACCCAAGTCCCCACTGCGCGGCAAGCGGGCGGGGATGAACAACTCCCTCACCCGCGCCCGCCTCAAACCCGTCCTGATGTCGGGTGGCTACGCCCAGTTCACCTATGCCTTCAACTACTGGGGGCCGGTGGGGGTGAACCGGGATACGTTCGTCTACGTCCGGCGCATCGAGGAACCCGAATGGTGA
- a CDS encoding c-type cytochrome, translating into MKRLRIVLAAAGLLGLAWAADGQQLYQQNCAGCHGQTAQGVPGAFPPLAKNPRVADEVYVLKVIREGLKGLLEVNGQQFNGAMPPIGQVSDADAKAIAAYLKGLAGGSAQAEPATPAPAPAPRPALAPTPDAAQAALGRAFFTGQKAFANGGVPCMACHSAGDLGPMGGGSLGKDLTDLYARLGEAGIQGVLSSIAFPVMREAYKGKVLTPEEIRALTAYFAEVAKEPARAAWVDSGRLLYAGIFGALALFGGMYLLWLNRRVSLAERIRRRRA; encoded by the coding sequence GTGAAGCGATTACGAATTGTTCTGGCTGCTGCCGGGTTGCTCGGTCTGGCCTGGGCTGCCGATGGGCAGCAGCTATACCAACAAAACTGTGCAGGCTGCCACGGCCAGACAGCCCAAGGCGTACCGGGGGCTTTCCCACCTCTGGCCAAGAACCCCAGGGTGGCTGATGAAGTCTACGTGCTTAAGGTCATTCGTGAGGGTCTCAAGGGGCTGCTCGAGGTGAACGGGCAGCAGTTCAACGGGGCCATGCCCCCTATAGGTCAGGTCTCCGACGCGGACGCCAAAGCCATCGCGGCCTACCTCAAGGGTCTAGCCGGGGGAAGTGCCCAGGCTGAGCCTGCCACCCCGGCACCCGCTCCCGCGCCCCGACCCGCCTTAGCCCCGACTCCCGACGCCGCGCAGGCCGCCTTGGGCCGAGCCTTCTTCACTGGGCAGAAGGCCTTCGCCAATGGCGGGGTACCCTGTATGGCCTGCCACAGCGCGGGCGACCTGGGTCCCATGGGTGGGGGCAGTCTAGGCAAGGACCTTACCGACCTCTATGCGCGGCTGGGTGAGGCGGGGATTCAGGGGGTGCTCTCGAGCATCGCCTTCCCGGTGATGCGCGAGGCCTATAAGGGCAAAGTCCTCACCCCCGAGGAGATCAGGGCCCTCACCGCTTACTTTGCCGAGGTCGCCAAGGAACCGGCTCGAGCGGCCTGGGTGGATAGCGGGCGGCTCCTGTACGCCGGAATTTTCGGGGCTTTGGCGCTCTTTGGGGGGATGTACCTATTGTGGCTCAATCGGCGGGTAAGCCTGGCCGAACGCATTCGCAGGAGGAGAGCATGA
- a CDS encoding BTAD domain-containing putative transcriptional regulator — MNQVRWQLDKEGRIVAWSPEAAVFFRLPAEAVLGKRCAEVVAGTDGFGRPLCGRCPVQREIRRGAYQASTALSYGGKRLICQGYAGREIGVGLKPERQTDAGEVLASLSRAVRTLTDEPGRLFQTLQVFLAGLRKSLKMEAAELFLADPQERHLALTAYDGMHREAFMERPWFAWGEGYPGLVALGHQPLVTHDLASDGRYLRQKVKRLGYKTYVCYPLELPRLPGERPQGLIGVLDLASQDPEVDDAVLLEQLALISPVLASSLYAVLTRLGEKGLLAITAALRQGAETEGIEAFLAQATELSGASCVRLVLRDGRNLVQGRCEPPRCAQVGRCPVWIGTAQGGRMGLEPCPFSQDVQPRYCLPLWSGGQVIGVQQFYFTRQPRPPSQAVAPILWLERLGAEVLWPHSDQVKREVPWLEIRTLGTLQVRRAGELLSTNAFGRRRALTLFGLLLAYRGRTLSREELCDRLWPGEDPALTIPRFHVLLHGLRQALEPDPASPRVILREGSGYRFAPQISYFLDVERFEQLLQQGDSLDGLAAMEAYRQALALYKGDFLADELYADWVELERSYLRERAVGALFRVAGIAERMHLTQEAQEAYRHILTLDPWREDAYRALLGMLVASGQHREARSLFTQYRVRMEREGLPVSTELAQMVHVSG; from the coding sequence ATGAACCAGGTGCGCTGGCAGCTCGACAAGGAGGGCCGTATTGTGGCTTGGAGCCCCGAAGCTGCCGTGTTTTTCCGTCTTCCTGCCGAAGCGGTGCTGGGTAAGCGCTGCGCCGAGGTGGTAGCGGGTACTGACGGCTTTGGCCGTCCCTTGTGTGGGCGCTGCCCGGTACAACGAGAGATCCGGCGTGGAGCTTACCAGGCCAGTACAGCCCTCTCCTATGGCGGTAAGCGTCTGATCTGCCAGGGTTATGCAGGTAGGGAGATTGGTGTTGGGCTGAAGCCAGAGCGACAAACCGATGCGGGCGAAGTTCTGGCTTCGCTCTCTCGAGCGGTGCGCACCCTGACCGATGAACCTGGTCGCCTTTTCCAGACTCTACAGGTCTTCTTGGCAGGTTTACGCAAGAGCCTGAAGATGGAGGCCGCTGAACTTTTTTTGGCCGACCCGCAAGAGCGTCATTTGGCGCTCACCGCCTACGACGGGATGCACCGCGAGGCCTTCATGGAGCGGCCCTGGTTTGCCTGGGGCGAGGGGTATCCGGGCTTGGTGGCGCTGGGCCACCAGCCACTCGTCACCCACGACTTAGCTTCGGACGGGCGTTACTTGCGGCAAAAGGTCAAGCGGCTCGGTTACAAGACTTATGTGTGTTATCCGCTCGAACTGCCCCGTCTTCCGGGGGAGCGTCCTCAAGGGCTTATCGGGGTGCTCGACCTGGCCAGCCAAGACCCTGAGGTGGACGATGCCGTCTTGCTCGAGCAGCTTGCCTTGATCAGTCCCGTGTTAGCCTCTTCGCTCTACGCTGTATTGACGCGGCTGGGCGAGAAAGGGCTGCTCGCCATCACTGCAGCTTTGCGCCAAGGTGCAGAGACCGAGGGCATCGAGGCGTTCTTAGCCCAGGCCACCGAACTCTCAGGGGCTTCCTGCGTGCGGCTGGTACTACGGGATGGGCGGAATCTGGTGCAGGGGCGTTGCGAACCTCCCAGGTGCGCCCAGGTCGGACGTTGCCCAGTCTGGATAGGCACGGCGCAGGGAGGCAGGATGGGCCTCGAGCCCTGCCCCTTCTCCCAGGATGTTCAGCCCCGTTATTGCTTACCCCTATGGTCGGGTGGGCAGGTGATAGGCGTACAGCAGTTTTACTTCACTCGGCAGCCACGGCCTCCTAGCCAAGCAGTGGCCCCAATCCTGTGGTTGGAGCGCTTGGGGGCTGAGGTGCTTTGGCCCCATTCAGACCAGGTAAAGAGAGAAGTGCCCTGGCTGGAAATTCGTACGTTGGGAACCTTACAGGTACGGCGGGCAGGGGAGCTGCTTTCGACCAATGCTTTTGGCCGCCGTCGGGCCCTGACCCTTTTCGGGCTGCTCTTAGCCTATCGGGGCCGAACCCTGTCGCGCGAGGAGCTTTGCGATCGGCTGTGGCCAGGAGAGGATCCCGCTCTGACCATTCCCCGCTTCCACGTCCTACTCCACGGGTTGCGTCAGGCTTTAGAGCCCGATCCAGCCAGTCCGCGTGTGATCCTGCGGGAAGGGTCAGGTTATCGCTTCGCCCCACAAATCTCCTACTTCCTCGATGTTGAGCGCTTCGAACAACTGTTGCAGCAGGGCGACAGCCTGGACGGGCTAGCGGCCATGGAGGCTTATCGCCAAGCACTTGCCTTATACAAAGGTGACTTCCTGGCCGACGAGCTCTATGCCGATTGGGTCGAACTCGAGCGCTCCTATCTGCGCGAGCGGGCGGTGGGAGCTCTCTTCCGCGTTGCAGGAATCGCCGAGAGGATGCACCTAACCCAGGAGGCCCAGGAGGCCTACCGCCATATCCTTACCCTCGACCCCTGGCGCGAGGATGCCTACCGCGCGCTGCTCGGGATGCTGGTGGCTTCCGGGCAACACCGTGAGGCCCGCAGCCTCTTCACCCAGTACCGGGTGCGGATGGAGCGCGAGGGGTTGCCGGTTTCTACCGAGTTAGCCCAGATGGTGCACGTGAGCGGATAG
- a CDS encoding Pycsar system effector family protein, whose protein sequence is MDKTDYAWQIRNAVYSDIQFADTKAGFITGLATLGVALLKDLPPHLPGWKITLVIVAGLLLLGAIVTSVLSVRPRSARNPKGTIFWGHIAAHPDFAAYKQALEKSDSFQEVAEQAYAISRITRQKYALIAYATNFLFLGLVFLWISLLWTGLGS, encoded by the coding sequence ATGGACAAAACCGATTACGCATGGCAAATCCGCAACGCGGTCTATAGTGATATCCAGTTTGCCGACACCAAGGCGGGGTTTATCACCGGGCTGGCGACTTTGGGGGTGGCGCTTCTCAAGGATCTGCCACCCCATCTTCCAGGGTGGAAAATCACCCTAGTCATCGTAGCCGGCCTTTTGTTGTTGGGTGCGATTGTGACTTCGGTCCTGAGCGTGCGCCCGCGCTCGGCCCGAAACCCCAAGGGCACTATTTTCTGGGGCCATATCGCCGCCCACCCGGACTTCGCCGCTTACAAACAGGCTCTGGAAAAGAGTGATTCCTTTCAGGAAGTCGCGGAGCAGGCTTACGCGATCTCCCGGATCACCCGGCAAAAATACGCCCTGATCGCCTACGCGACCAATTTTCTGTTCTTGGGGTTGGTTTTCTTGTGGATCAGCTTGCTGTGGACGGGGCTGGGCTCTTAA
- a CDS encoding Pycsar system effector family protein, whose translation MMDKLEHAWKIRDSSYSNIQLADTKAGFITGLSTLGVALLRDTPPDLPPWKIALVVLTGFLLLAAIIMAVLSVRPRSTNDPDGTIFWGHIAAFKDFATYKKALEQSDDFDEVAQQAFELSRITKRKHALIAWATSLLAAGLVTLWISLIVNKLIK comes from the coding sequence ATGATGGATAAACTCGAGCACGCTTGGAAGATTCGGGACAGCAGCTACAGCAATATTCAACTGGCAGATACCAAAGCAGGATTTATCACCGGCCTGTCCACCTTGGGCGTCGCCCTGTTGCGGGACACCCCACCCGACCTCCCACCCTGGAAGATCGCCCTAGTGGTTCTAACCGGCTTCTTGCTGCTGGCAGCAATCATCATGGCGGTGCTGAGCGTGCGCCCAAGGTCTACCAACGACCCTGACGGCACCATCTTCTGGGGCCATATTGCAGCCTTCAAAGACTTCGCCACCTATAAGAAGGCCCTCGAGCAGAGCGACGATTTTGACGAGGTGGCCCAGCAGGCTTTCGAACTCTCCCGCATCACCAAGAGAAAACATGCCCTGATCGCCTGGGCCACCAGCTTGCTGGCTGCCGGATTGGTCACCCTGTGGATCAGCCTGATCGTGAACAAGCTCATCAAATAG